The Geodermatophilaceae bacterium NBWT11 genome has a segment encoding these proteins:
- a CDS encoding diguanylate cyclase, producing MTAVPRSSVVALVVGGLVLALALPSSPPDGSGRQWDNLALGLLAAVATLRAARAARGLDSRARTPWRLLLVCGGLFSLSGLVTGSGLAPAFGGVGIGDLLLGLAVCLPPVVCVLLARQVSSTRGPTLLVDGLLVTLSLLVVTDLLVFTAEGAGALGPLAVGYGSYAAVAVGLGGALCTVSTRALRHSATAVVVGIALSALASSMLAVSLLYPLQLWQAVGDGAVLLALEAFLLAIAAAPRTVAADQGPRARAPRINPIGLGITVAALFGLPLALLVAVLRGQQPSPVALAGVAAVVALLLVRTSLRVRDSGRLVADLMRTEEDFRELVESSTDGVVIVDGDLRLQFTSRAARSLLGLDDPGAGIPLLDLVDAADRERVGQELAVGGSVLHFGVPADDDGHTELEVTHHDRPGSDRRVLHLRDVTTRRRRERELERMAYTDHLTRVPNRALLFQEMGNGTAERCLLVLDLDGFKAVNDEAGHEAGDQLLVEVARRLRSAVREQDVVARLGGDEFAVLVEGTLREARDTAQRVVDALAHPHRTAAGTYAVGASVGVAQLHPGGGQLAFREADAALRAAKQAGKGCVRVWDDGRGSHSTDSDVAAALADGQVQLRYTLAGSAESPVLAVHAVPVWVHRTAGELPAAELWAAGGRQGHAAALQRWLVHTATAEAATLPADLTLAVDLPAGHVLPELLVADVRTALATSGLPAPRLSVAVTEEALATAPASLPRALHVLHADGVRICLDDYGMGQTLYKHLSRIPLDSVRVDLSALGARGDEARALQVLAAITATADAFGITTIVHGVEATPPARRRPGDRRADGAQPGHPPAGRHRRGPRPAGRGRPERRWPLTCISVVH from the coding sequence GTGACCGCCGTCCCGCGCTCCAGCGTGGTGGCGCTCGTGGTCGGGGGCCTCGTGCTGGCCCTCGCGCTGCCGTCGTCGCCGCCGGACGGCTCCGGCCGGCAGTGGGACAACCTCGCCCTCGGCCTCCTCGCGGCGGTCGCCACCCTGCGGGCGGCCCGGGCCGCCCGCGGCCTGGACTCCCGGGCGCGCACCCCGTGGCGGCTCCTGCTCGTCTGCGGGGGGCTCTTCTCCCTGTCCGGGCTGGTCACCGGCAGCGGCCTGGCACCCGCGTTCGGTGGCGTCGGCATCGGGGACCTGCTGCTCGGCCTGGCCGTCTGCCTCCCGCCGGTGGTCTGCGTGCTGCTCGCCCGGCAGGTGAGCAGCACGCGTGGACCGACCCTGCTCGTCGACGGCCTGCTGGTCACGCTGTCCCTGCTCGTCGTGACCGACCTGCTGGTGTTCACCGCCGAGGGCGCGGGCGCCCTGGGCCCGCTGGCCGTCGGCTACGGCAGCTACGCCGCCGTCGCGGTCGGTCTCGGCGGAGCGCTGTGCACGGTGTCCACCCGCGCGCTGCGGCACTCGGCCACCGCCGTCGTGGTCGGCATCGCCCTGAGCGCACTGGCGTCCTCGATGCTCGCGGTCTCCCTGCTGTACCCGCTGCAGCTCTGGCAGGCGGTCGGGGACGGTGCCGTCCTGCTGGCCCTGGAGGCCTTCCTCCTCGCCATCGCCGCGGCACCGCGCACGGTCGCGGCCGACCAGGGCCCCCGCGCCCGGGCGCCCCGGATCAACCCGATCGGCCTGGGCATCACCGTCGCGGCGCTCTTCGGCCTCCCGCTGGCGCTGCTCGTCGCCGTGCTCCGGGGCCAGCAGCCCTCGCCCGTGGCCCTCGCGGGGGTGGCCGCCGTCGTGGCCCTGCTGCTGGTGCGCACCAGCCTGCGGGTGCGGGACAGCGGGCGGCTGGTGGCGGACCTGATGCGGACCGAGGAGGACTTCCGCGAGCTCGTGGAGTCCAGCACCGACGGGGTGGTCATCGTCGACGGCGACCTCCGCCTCCAGTTCACGTCCCGCGCCGCGCGCAGCCTGCTCGGTCTGGACGACCCGGGTGCCGGGATCCCGCTGCTCGACCTGGTCGACGCCGCCGACCGTGAGCGCGTCGGGCAGGAGCTGGCCGTGGGCGGCTCGGTGCTGCACTTCGGCGTCCCGGCCGACGACGACGGGCACACCGAGCTCGAGGTCACCCACCACGACCGTCCCGGCAGCGACCGCCGGGTGCTGCACCTGCGCGACGTCACCACCCGCCGCCGGCGCGAGCGCGAGCTCGAGCGGATGGCCTACACCGACCACCTCACCCGGGTGCCCAACCGCGCCCTGCTCTTCCAGGAGATGGGCAACGGCACCGCCGAACGCTGCCTGCTGGTCCTCGACCTCGACGGCTTCAAGGCGGTCAACGACGAGGCCGGGCACGAGGCCGGCGACCAGCTGCTGGTCGAGGTGGCCCGTCGACTGCGCTCGGCCGTCCGCGAGCAGGACGTCGTCGCCCGGCTCGGGGGCGACGAGTTCGCCGTCCTGGTCGAGGGCACGCTGCGCGAGGCCCGCGACACCGCCCAGCGGGTGGTCGACGCGCTCGCCCACCCGCACCGCACCGCGGCCGGCACCTACGCCGTCGGCGCCAGCGTGGGGGTCGCCCAGCTGCACCCCGGCGGGGGCCAGCTCGCCTTCCGGGAGGCCGACGCGGCCCTGCGGGCGGCCAAGCAGGCCGGCAAGGGCTGCGTCCGGGTGTGGGACGACGGCCGCGGCTCGCACTCCACCGACTCCGACGTCGCCGCCGCGCTCGCCGACGGCCAGGTCCAGCTCCGCTACACCCTGGCCGGCTCCGCGGAGTCCCCCGTGCTGGCCGTGCACGCCGTCCCGGTCTGGGTCCACCGCACCGCCGGCGAGCTGCCCGCCGCCGAGCTCTGGGCGGCCGGTGGCCGGCAGGGTCACGCAGCCGCCCTGCAGCGCTGGCTGGTGCACACCGCGACCGCCGAGGCGGCCACCCTGCCCGCGGACCTGACCCTCGCCGTCGACCTGCCCGCCGGGCACGTGCTACCCGAGCTGCTGGTCGCCGACGTCCGCACGGCCCTGGCCACCTCCGGCCTGCCCGCGCCCCGGCTCTCGGTGGCCGTCACCGAGGAGGCCCTGGCCACGGCGCCGGCCTCGCTGCCCCGGGCGCTGCACGTGCTGCACGCCGACGGCGTGCGGATCTGCCTGGACGACTACGGCATGGGCCAGACGCTCTACAAGCACCTGTCCCGCATCCCGCTGGACTCCGTCCGCGTGGACCTGTCGGCCCTGGGCGCCCGGGGCGACGAGGCCCGGGCCCTCCAGGTGCTCGCGGCCATCACCGCGACCGCCGACGCCTTCGGGATCACCACGATCGTGCACGGCGTGGAGGCCACCCCCCCTGCGCGACGCCGCCCTGGCGACCGGCGTGCGGATGGTGCGCAGCCGGGCCACCCCCCAGCTGGTCGACATCGGCGGGGTCCGCGCCCTGCTGGCCGAGGGCGCCCCGAGCGTCGGTGGCCGCTGACCTGCATCTCTGTTGTTCACTGA
- a CDS encoding EAL domain-containing protein, which produces MTTGPRASVATTGSPSDSRLRRATCLVLLAAAATLAAGRLPGATGTAALVTLTFGGLVASAVACLRLAGRSGHPAVWRWYAAATLATTLGSGLVQVVSGDAVPPTAGALPGMLLALVPVALLIPAATWRGLPLQLASSLSLFVVACLLCLLTVFVLFNGGDLDAGTTDGATLYALGIVVALTTGVSLLLTTSSTGPLRRVALVVLAAQLANALASSIGALREFVDPAATDPPAVACAVGVLGFGLLAVAALADRSPAPTVPADVLLSPVGALLPHATALVGGTLLLVSVLVTGELSRVGVVLGVVGLALLVLHQAVAWRDHRALTADLTRSEAYFRTVVRSSVDPVVVLDDQLRVAWASSGVSDLLGRDADRAVGHLISEVVHPDDAPGLFAGLRSTAGDEGPEGRTRTARLQHRDGSWRLIQARVRDLRADPDVGALVLYCRDVSGRRGTDGADVALVTATDPVTGLPTRPELVQRLATLLRDRPCRPTALVKIGVSGLGERPHPAALVELTARFARLLRGDDWLVRSGTGEFSVLVAGSVTDAEAVAHRLTGSVDPDTPLGGLRLSAAAGIATLEDDADAGDVLRRAGTALTSARAAGPGRVRRHSVALLIAQNRRDALRRDLEVALERDELRLVYQPIVDLALHRTVSVEALLRWSHPTWGEVSPAEFVPLAEESALVVTLGRWVLGAATRTVAALPTSSVAVAVNVSARHVRSGELLTDVLTALEDSGLPASRLTLELTESVVLDDVHVADELLALHRLGVRIAVDDFGTGWSSLAYLVGLPIDVLKMDRQFLADIEHDRQRRALCRSVLHLGSSLGMDVVVEGVETPAELQLLRDMGHRFVQGFLLARPLEAVDLPDRVARNAVAPTGLPS; this is translated from the coding sequence GTGACCACTGGACCCCGCGCCTCCGTGGCGACCACCGGGTCCCCCTCCGACAGTCGTCTCCGACGGGCGACGTGTCTCGTCCTCCTGGCCGCAGCAGCCACGCTGGCCGCCGGCCGGTTGCCCGGTGCAACGGGCACGGCGGCGCTCGTCACCCTCACGTTCGGCGGCCTGGTGGCCTCCGCCGTCGCGTGCCTGCGGCTGGCCGGGCGCAGCGGCCACCCGGCGGTGTGGCGCTGGTACGCCGCGGCCACGCTGGCCACCACCCTGGGCTCCGGGCTCGTCCAGGTGGTCTCCGGTGACGCCGTCCCACCGACCGCCGGCGCGCTCCCGGGCATGCTGCTGGCCCTGGTCCCGGTGGCCCTGCTCATCCCCGCGGCGACCTGGCGCGGGCTGCCCCTGCAGCTCGCCAGCTCGCTGTCGCTGTTCGTCGTCGCCTGCCTGCTGTGCCTGCTGACCGTCTTCGTCCTGTTCAACGGGGGCGACCTCGACGCCGGCACCACCGACGGAGCCACGCTCTACGCGCTGGGCATCGTCGTCGCCCTCACCACCGGCGTCAGCCTGCTGCTGACCACCAGCAGCACCGGGCCGCTGCGCCGGGTCGCCCTCGTGGTCCTCGCCGCCCAGCTCGCCAACGCTCTCGCCAGTTCGATCGGCGCCCTCCGCGAGTTCGTCGACCCCGCCGCGACGGACCCCCCGGCGGTGGCGTGCGCCGTGGGGGTGCTGGGCTTCGGCCTGCTGGCCGTGGCCGCGCTCGCCGACCGCTCCCCCGCGCCGACCGTCCCCGCCGACGTCCTGCTGTCCCCGGTAGGGGCGCTCCTCCCGCACGCGACCGCCCTGGTCGGGGGGACCCTGCTGCTGGTGAGCGTGCTGGTCACCGGTGAGCTCAGCCGGGTCGGCGTCGTCCTCGGCGTGGTCGGGCTCGCCCTGCTCGTGCTGCACCAGGCCGTCGCCTGGCGGGACCACCGGGCCCTCACCGCCGACCTGACGCGCAGCGAGGCCTACTTCCGCACCGTCGTCCGCTCCAGCGTCGACCCGGTCGTCGTGCTGGACGACCAGCTCCGGGTGGCCTGGGCGTCCAGCGGGGTCTCCGACCTCCTCGGCCGGGACGCCGACCGGGCCGTGGGGCACCTCATCTCCGAGGTCGTCCACCCCGACGACGCCCCCGGTCTGTTCGCCGGGCTCCGCTCGACCGCCGGCGACGAGGGACCCGAGGGCCGCACCCGCACCGCCCGGCTGCAGCACCGGGACGGGAGCTGGCGGCTCATCCAGGCCCGGGTCCGCGACCTGCGGGCCGACCCCGACGTCGGGGCCCTGGTGCTCTACTGCCGCGACGTGAGCGGCCGTCGCGGGACCGACGGCGCCGACGTCGCCCTGGTGACGGCCACCGACCCGGTCACGGGACTGCCCACCCGCCCCGAGCTGGTCCAGCGCCTGGCGACCCTGCTCCGGGACCGGCCCTGCCGCCCGACCGCCCTGGTCAAGATCGGCGTCAGCGGCCTGGGTGAGCGGCCCCACCCGGCGGCCCTCGTCGAGCTGACCGCCCGGTTCGCCCGACTGCTGCGCGGGGACGACTGGCTCGTGCGGTCCGGGACCGGCGAGTTCTCCGTGCTGGTCGCCGGGTCCGTCACCGACGCCGAGGCCGTCGCCCACCGGCTCACCGGTTCCGTCGACCCGGACACCCCGCTCGGCGGGCTGCGGCTGTCCGCGGCCGCCGGCATCGCCACCCTCGAGGACGACGCCGACGCCGGTGACGTGCTCCGCCGGGCGGGCACGGCGCTGACCAGTGCCCGGGCGGCCGGACCCGGGCGGGTCCGCAGGCACAGCGTCGCCCTGCTCATCGCCCAGAACCGCCGCGACGCGTTGCGCCGGGACCTCGAGGTGGCCCTGGAGCGCGACGAGCTGCGGCTGGTCTACCAACCGATCGTGGACCTCGCCCTGCACCGCACCGTCTCGGTCGAGGCCCTGCTGCGCTGGTCGCACCCGACCTGGGGCGAGGTGTCCCCGGCCGAGTTCGTCCCGTTGGCCGAGGAGTCCGCCCTCGTCGTCACCCTGGGCCGCTGGGTGCTCGGCGCCGCGACCCGCACCGTGGCCGCGCTGCCGACCAGCTCGGTGGCCGTCGCGGTCAACGTCTCGGCCCGGCACGTCCGGTCCGGGGAGCTGCTCACCGACGTGCTCACGGCCCTGGAGGACAGCGGCCTCCCGGCCTCGCGGCTGACCCTCGAGCTCACCGAGTCGGTGGTGCTGGACGACGTGCACGTCGCTGACGAGCTGCTCGCCCTGCACCGGCTCGGGGTACGGATCGCGGTGGACGACTTCGGCACCGGGTGGTCCTCGCTGGCCTACCTGGTCGGGCTGCCCATCGACGTCCTCAAGATGGACCGGCAGTTCCTCGCCGACATCGAGCACGACCGGCAGCGCCGGGCGCTGTGCCGCTCGGTGCTCCACCTGGGCAGCAGCCTGGGCATGGACGTCGTCGTCGAGGGCGTGGAGACCCCGGCCGAGCTGCAGCTGCTGCGCGACATGGGCCACCGGTTCGTCCAGGGCTTCCTGCTGGCCCGGCCGCTGGAGGCCGTCGACCTCCCCGACCGGGTGGCCCGCAACGCCGTGGCCCCCACGGGTCTGCCGTCGTGA
- a CDS encoding dehydrogenase: protein MVRVKTWLDSWPVFRQLTGSDPLGRGHAARSKATENVTSRTATADRVVKSICPYCAVGCGQRVFVKDEKIVQIEGDPDSPVSRGRLCPKGSASKSLVTSPTRVTTVKYRAPYATEWTDLGLDEAMEMIADRVLAARTKGWQDTDGGKRVNRTMGIASLGGATLDNEENYLMKKLYSAMGAIQIENQARI from the coding sequence ATCGTCCGGGTGAAGACCTGGCTCGACTCCTGGCCGGTGTTCCGCCAGCTGACCGGTTCCGACCCCCTGGGTCGTGGACACGCAGCGCGGAGCAAGGCGACCGAGAACGTCACGAGCCGGACGGCCACCGCCGACCGGGTCGTGAAGTCCATCTGCCCCTACTGCGCCGTGGGTTGCGGCCAGCGGGTCTTCGTCAAGGACGAGAAGATCGTCCAGATCGAGGGCGACCCCGACTCCCCGGTCAGCCGCGGCCGGCTGTGCCCCAAGGGCAGCGCGAGCAAGTCCCTGGTCACCAGCCCCACCCGGGTGACCACGGTGAAGTACCGCGCGCCGTACGCCACGGAGTGGACCGACCTCGGGCTCGACGAGGCGATGGAGATGATCGCCGACCGCGTGCTCGCCGCCCGTACCAAGGGCTGGCAGGACACCGACGGCGGCAAGCGCGTGAACCGCACGATGGGGATCGCCAGCCTCGGTGGCGCGACGCTGGACAACGAAGAGAACTACCTCATGAAGAAGCTCTACAGCGCCATGGGGGCCATCCAGATCGAGAACCAGGCCCGCATATAG
- a CDS encoding molybdopterin-dependent oxidoreductase codes for MGATYGRGGATGFQQDLVNADAIVIEGSNMAECHPVGFQWVMEAKARGAKVIHIDPRFTRTSAVADQHVPLRVGTDIAFLGGLISYVLENELDFRDYVTAFTNAASIVSEDFVDTEDLDGLFSGWDDESNSYDKASWQFEGAQEPSASGSDEVGATIPEPSKVSGTPATDPTLQHPRCVYQVLKRHFARYTPEMVSDICGIEAEVFLDVARTVTANSNRERTTAWVYSVGWTHHTVGAQYIRTAGILQALLGNMGRPGGGILALRGHASIQGSTDIPTLYNLLPGYLAMPHATEHETLDDFCAVGDEMNGFWGGTRAYMVSLLKAWWGDAATAENDYLFNNIPKINGDHGSYRQVADMIQGKIPGYFLVGENPAVGHANGKMQRLGLANLDWLVVRDLQMIESATFWKTAPEIETGELVTEQIGTEVFFMPAATHTEKEGTFTNTQRLLQWHRQAVEPPDDARSDLWFYYHLGRILRDRLADSTDPRDRPLLDLTWDYPTHGPFVEPSAEAVLREINGVGPDGKTLSSYTELKDDGSTSAGCWIYTGVYADEVNQSDRRKPGREQSWVAPEWGWAWPANRRTLYNRASADPEGKPWSERKAYVWWDEDAQKWTGHDVPDFEATKPPSYRPAPGAKGADGISGADAFVMQNDGKAWLFAPTGLADGPMPTHYEPDESPVSNALYAQQSNPGREVIEAAWNRSNPPTSDVYPYAFTTYRLTEHHTAGGMSRTLPYLSELQPEFFVEVSPELADERGLENGGWATLVSARTAIEAKVLVTERVRPLKLKGGRIVHQIGVPYHWGEQGLSVGDSGNDLFGVVMDPNVHIQESKVATCDIQPGRRPRGPALVDFVEAYRERAGVKSGRVPVGGRSPVEAASFTGESGHQANTTQTNPSGDGPRTP; via the coding sequence CTGGGTGCGACGTACGGGCGCGGCGGCGCCACGGGGTTCCAGCAGGACCTGGTCAACGCTGACGCCATCGTCATCGAGGGCTCGAACATGGCCGAGTGCCACCCGGTCGGGTTCCAGTGGGTGATGGAGGCCAAGGCGCGGGGCGCCAAGGTCATCCACATCGACCCGCGCTTCACCCGCACCAGCGCGGTCGCCGACCAGCACGTGCCGCTGCGGGTGGGCACCGACATCGCCTTCCTCGGCGGGCTGATCAGCTACGTCCTGGAGAACGAGCTCGACTTCCGTGACTACGTCACCGCGTTCACCAACGCGGCGTCCATCGTCAGCGAGGACTTCGTCGACACCGAGGACCTCGACGGCCTGTTCTCCGGCTGGGACGACGAGTCGAACTCCTACGACAAGGCCAGCTGGCAGTTCGAGGGCGCCCAGGAGCCCAGCGCGAGCGGGTCCGACGAGGTCGGCGCGACCATCCCCGAGCCCTCGAAGGTGTCGGGCACCCCGGCCACCGACCCGACGCTGCAGCACCCCCGCTGCGTCTACCAGGTGCTCAAGCGGCACTTCGCCCGCTACACCCCCGAGATGGTCTCCGACATCTGCGGCATCGAGGCCGAGGTCTTCCTCGACGTCGCCCGCACGGTGACGGCGAACAGCAACCGGGAGCGGACGACGGCCTGGGTGTACTCGGTCGGCTGGACGCACCACACCGTCGGCGCGCAGTACATCCGCACCGCCGGGATCCTGCAGGCCCTGCTGGGCAACATGGGTCGGCCCGGGGGCGGCATCCTCGCCCTGCGCGGGCACGCCTCCATCCAGGGCTCGACCGACATCCCGACGCTGTACAACCTGCTGCCGGGCTACCTGGCCATGCCGCACGCCACCGAGCACGAGACGCTGGACGACTTCTGCGCCGTCGGTGACGAGATGAACGGCTTCTGGGGCGGCACGCGGGCCTACATGGTCAGCCTGCTCAAGGCCTGGTGGGGCGACGCGGCGACCGCCGAGAACGACTACCTGTTCAACAACATCCCGAAGATCAACGGCGACCACGGCTCCTACCGCCAGGTCGCGGACATGATCCAGGGCAAGATCCCCGGCTACTTCCTGGTGGGGGAGAACCCCGCGGTCGGCCACGCCAACGGCAAGATGCAGCGCCTGGGCCTGGCCAACCTGGACTGGCTCGTCGTCCGCGACCTGCAGATGATCGAGTCGGCCACCTTCTGGAAGACCGCCCCGGAGATCGAGACCGGTGAGCTCGTCACCGAGCAGATCGGCACCGAGGTCTTCTTCATGCCGGCGGCCACGCACACGGAGAAGGAAGGCACCTTCACCAACACCCAGCGGCTGCTGCAGTGGCACCGCCAGGCGGTCGAGCCGCCGGACGACGCTCGCAGCGACCTGTGGTTCTACTACCACCTGGGCCGCATCCTCCGGGACCGGCTGGCCGACTCCACCGACCCCCGCGACCGCCCGCTGCTGGACTTGACCTGGGACTACCCGACCCACGGTCCCTTCGTCGAGCCCAGCGCCGAGGCGGTGCTGCGCGAGATCAACGGCGTCGGCCCGGACGGGAAGACGCTGTCCTCCTACACCGAGCTCAAGGACGACGGCTCCACGTCGGCCGGCTGCTGGATCTACACCGGTGTCTACGCCGACGAGGTCAACCAGTCCGACCGGCGCAAGCCCGGCCGGGAGCAGTCCTGGGTGGCCCCGGAGTGGGGCTGGGCGTGGCCGGCGAACCGGCGCACCCTCTACAACCGCGCCTCGGCCGACCCCGAGGGCAAGCCGTGGAGCGAGCGCAAGGCCTACGTCTGGTGGGACGAGGACGCCCAGAAGTGGACCGGGCACGACGTCCCGGACTTCGAGGCGACCAAGCCGCCGTCCTACCGGCCCGCGCCCGGCGCCAAGGGTGCCGACGGCATCTCCGGCGCTGACGCGTTCGTGATGCAGAACGACGGCAAGGCGTGGCTGTTCGCGCCGACCGGGCTGGCCGACGGCCCGATGCCGACGCACTACGAGCCCGACGAGTCGCCGGTCTCCAACGCGCTCTACGCCCAGCAGTCCAACCCGGGCCGCGAGGTCATCGAGGCGGCCTGGAACCGGAGCAACCCGCCGACCAGCGACGTCTACCCGTACGCGTTCACCACCTACCGGCTCACCGAGCACCACACCGCCGGCGGGATGAGCCGCACGCTGCCCTACCTGTCCGAGCTGCAGCCGGAGTTCTTCGTCGAGGTGAGCCCCGAGCTCGCCGACGAGCGCGGGCTGGAGAACGGCGGCTGGGCGACGCTGGTCAGTGCCCGGACGGCGATCGAGGCCAAGGTCCTGGTCACCGAGCGGGTGCGCCCGCTCAAGCTCAAGGGCGGCCGGATCGTGCACCAGATCGGCGTCCCGTACCACTGGGGCGAGCAGGGTCTGTCGGTCGGCGACAGCGGCAACGACCTGTTCGGCGTCGTGATGGACCCCAACGTGCACATCCAGGAGTCCAAGGTCGCCACCTGCGACATCCAGCCCGGACGGCGCCCGCGCGGCCCGGCGCTGGTGGACTTCGTCGAGGCCTACCGCGAGCGGGCCGGCGTGAAGTCCGGCCGCGTCCCGGTCGGCGGCCGGTCCCCGGTCGAGGCGGCGTCCTTCACCGGCGAGAGCGGCCACCAGGCGAACACCACACAGACCAACCCGTCCGGCGACGGACCGAGGACCCCGTGA
- a CDS encoding 4Fe-4S dicluster domain-containing protein, whose product MTQISSASPVFTGKDDENRLYGPLPDVSGEAGYEDDHPARVGFFTDTSVCIGCKACEVACKEWNTLPMDDADGLKDAMGLSGMSYDNTGMLGANSWRHVAFVEQSRAIDLPMPSIGVPAAPGQGAQSAGGCGGSCGSGESPAHAKADGVTIDQASVLNAQALSSFDPQTAPSGDREIRWLMSSDVCKHCTHAGCLDVCPTGALFRTEFGTVVVQDDICNGCGYCVPACPYGVIDQRKDDGKVFKCTMCYDRLTDGLQPACATACPTQSIQFGDLAELQERADARLATLTEQGVTTARLYGRDEDDGVGGAGAFFLLLDEPEVYGLPPDPIVTTRDLPSMWKHAAGAAAMLVGVAVTSFLGRRK is encoded by the coding sequence GTGACCCAGATCAGCTCAGCCAGCCCGGTCTTCACCGGCAAGGACGACGAGAACCGGCTCTACGGGCCGCTGCCGGACGTGTCCGGAGAGGCCGGGTACGAGGACGACCACCCGGCCCGGGTCGGGTTCTTCACCGACACCAGCGTCTGCATCGGCTGCAAGGCCTGCGAGGTCGCCTGCAAGGAGTGGAACACGCTCCCCATGGACGACGCCGACGGTCTGAAGGACGCCATGGGCCTGTCCGGGATGTCCTACGACAACACCGGCATGCTCGGGGCCAACTCGTGGCGGCACGTCGCGTTCGTGGAGCAGTCCCGCGCGATCGACCTGCCGATGCCCTCGATCGGCGTGCCGGCTGCCCCGGGCCAGGGTGCCCAGTCGGCGGGTGGGTGCGGTGGGTCCTGCGGTTCGGGGGAGTCCCCGGCGCACGCGAAGGCCGACGGCGTGACGATCGACCAGGCCAGCGTGCTCAACGCCCAGGCGCTGAGCTCGTTCGACCCGCAGACGGCGCCCTCGGGTGACCGGGAGATCCGCTGGCTGATGTCCTCGGACGTCTGCAAGCACTGCACGCACGCCGGCTGCCTGGACGTCTGCCCGACCGGTGCGCTGTTCCGCACCGAGTTCGGCACCGTCGTGGTGCAGGACGACATCTGCAACGGCTGCGGCTACTGCGTGCCGGCCTGCCCGTACGGCGTGATCGACCAGCGCAAGGACGACGGCAAGGTCTTCAAGTGCACGATGTGCTACGACCGGCTGACCGACGGTCTGCAGCCGGCGTGCGCCACGGCGTGCCCGACCCAGTCGATCCAGTTCGGTGATCTGGCCGAGCTGCAGGAGCGTGCCGACGCGAGGTTGGCGACGCTGACCGAGCAGGGCGTGACCACGGCGCGGCTGTACGGCCGCGACGAGGACGACGGCGTCGGGGGAGCGGGGGCGTTCTTCCTGCTGCTCGACGAGCCGGAGGTCTACGGCCTGCCGCCGGACCCGATCGTCACCACCCGCGACCTGCCCTCGATGTGGAAGCACGCGGCCGGTGCGGCCGCGATGCTGGTCGGCGTGGCCGTCACCTCGTTCCTGGGACGGCGGAAGTGA
- a CDS encoding nitrite reductase — MDHRPGTSGVATPGGGWRKADGPSAQKRTKRKRKGGGGGRGRDGDPTVGDADFQSYYGRQIVKSAVWKTPDVPLYLFLGGAAGSASVLGAMAEFTDRPALARTGHLIAGGGAIASVGFLIHDLGRPERFLHMLRVFKPTSPLSVGSYILSPFSALTGATAALHLLGQVPAVRRSGGWLPKLIRSVGLRKTAGIGAAVFGGPMAAYTAVLLANTATPSWHEPGDQLPFVFCGSALAAGGGLSMVFTPVDQAGPARRTAVAGAAVELVAMHKVENDHGIVSEPYHIGRAGKLLRIAKACTAAGAVGATVVGGRRWGAVASGTLLAAGSLLTRFGVFDAGMASSKDPKYVVVPQRARMAAREAAAAG; from the coding sequence CTGGACCACCGCCCCGGCACCTCCGGGGTGGCCACCCCGGGTGGTGGCTGGCGCAAGGCCGACGGTCCCTCGGCGCAGAAGCGGACCAAGCGGAAGCGCAAGGGCGGCGGCGGTGGGCGCGGCCGGGACGGCGACCCCACGGTCGGCGACGCGGACTTCCAGTCCTACTACGGCCGGCAGATCGTCAAGTCCGCGGTGTGGAAGACCCCCGACGTGCCGCTGTACCTGTTCCTGGGTGGCGCGGCCGGTTCGGCGTCGGTGCTGGGTGCGATGGCCGAGTTCACCGACCGTCCCGCCCTGGCGCGCACCGGACACCTGATCGCCGGCGGCGGCGCGATCGCCTCGGTGGGCTTCCTGATCCACGACCTGGGCCGCCCCGAGCGCTTCCTGCACATGCTGCGGGTGTTCAAGCCGACCTCGCCGCTGAGCGTGGGTTCCTACATCCTGTCGCCGTTCAGCGCGCTGACCGGCGCGACCGCGGCGCTGCACCTGCTGGGCCAGGTCCCGGCCGTGCGCCGCTCGGGTGGCTGGCTGCCGAAGCTCATCCGCTCGGTGGGCCTGCGCAAGACCGCCGGCATCGGCGCCGCGGTCTTCGGTGGCCCGATGGCCGCCTACACCGCGGTGCTGCTGGCGAACACCGCGACGCCGTCCTGGCACGAGCCCGGCGACCAGCTGCCCTTCGTCTTCTGCGGTTCGGCGCTGGCCGCCGGTGGCGGCCTGTCGATGGTCTTCACCCCGGTCGACCAGGCCGGCCCCGCCCGCCGCACGGCCGTCGCCGGTGCCGCGGTCGAGCTGGTCGCGATGCACAAGGTCGAGAACGACCACGGCATCGTCTCCGAGCCGTACCACATCGGCCGGGCCGGGAAGCTCCTGCGGATCGCCAAGGCGTGCACCGCCGCGGGCGCGGTGGGTGCCACCGTGGTCGGCGGGCGGCGCTGGGGTGCCGTTGCGTCAGGGACGCTTCTCGCGGCTGGCTCGCTGCTGACTCGGTTCGGCGTCTTCGACGCGGGGATGGCGTCGAGCAAGGACCCGAAGTACGTCGTCGTCCCGCAGCGGGCGCGGATGGCTGCCCGGGAAGCGGCTGCCGCGGGCTGA